Proteins from a single region of Electrophorus electricus isolate fEleEle1 chromosome 5, fEleEle1.pri, whole genome shotgun sequence:
- the selplg gene encoding P-selectin glycoprotein ligand 1 isoform X1 — protein MTMTTNRPELRQLLLLLLSTSSLVSSRRLLTVGEGSQNRITTQQQGIGATPHTGPEILFSEALSQTLPTARLNEQALDGGRTTVQHASEVVTSQHPKRSETSGIPHLGTGNERHISEHLPAGTEHPAYSKSYLHSQLPVSNPASALPPGSSTPTLPVRNSSSVSPQGTSVLTASVPATPKKMTPNHATHSAVNVPTMHKTNGSFLPRTTGQQVHDWNKTTSMRSTQTQATPTTSRDKDHVCSTATQKRDSLAGRCLIAIAVLAGLATTFIVITIVLATKLAGRKYRHQPHVLEDLDTEMLCISRVVSGGFGGGGSDMDRPVPKPRRPRNNGVLIPTTDDEDGDDLTLNSFLPDTECAA, from the coding sequence ATGACGATGACGACCAACCGACCTGAGCTCAGGCAACTTCTTCTTTTGCTGCTAAGCACAAGcagcctggtttcctccagacgCTTACTCACTGTGGGCGAAGGGTCCCAAAACAGAATCACCACACAGCAGCAAGGTATAGGGGCCACGCCCCATACGGGTCCTGAAATTCTGTTCAGCGAGGCTCTTTCACAGACTTTACCCACTGCAAGGTTGAACGAACAGGCTCTTGATGGTGGTCGTACAACAGTTCAGCATGCTTCAGAAGTAGTCACCAGCCAACATCCCAAGAGAAGTGAAACTTCTGGAATTCCTCATCTCGGTACAGGAAATGAAAGACACATCTCTGAACACTTGCCAGCAGGTACCGAACATCCAGCATATAGCAAAAGTTATCTACATTCTCAGCTTCCTGTGAGTAACCCAGCGTCTGCATTACCACCAGGAAGTTCTACTCCCACCCTTCCTGTGAGAAACAGCAGTTCTGTCTCACCACAAGGAACTTCTGTTCTCACCGCATCTGTCCCAGCCACTCCTAAAAAGATGACCCCAAACCACGCCACACATTCTGCAGTCAATGTCCCAACGATGCACAAAACAAATGGATCCTTCCTGCCGAGAACAACAGGCCAGCAAGTCCATGATTGGAACAAGACTACGAGCATGCGCAGCACCCAAACGCAAGCCACGCCCACCACGAGTAGGGACAAGGATCACGTTTGCTCCACCGCCACCCAGAAGAGGGATAGCCTCGCGGGCCGCTGCCTTATTGCCATCGCCGTGCTGGCTGGCCTGGCGACCACCTTCATTGTGATCACCATCGTCTTGGCAACGAAGCTGGCAGGCCGCAAGTACAGGCACCAGCCTCACGTGCTTGAGGACTTGGACACAGAGATGCTATGCATCTCTCGTGTGGTCAGCGGTGGTTTCGGTGGTGGCGGCAGCGACATGGACCGGCCCGTGCCCAAGCCCAGACGGCCCAGGAACAATGGCGTGTTGATCCCCACCACGGATGACGAGGATGGGGATGACCTCACCCTCAATAGCTTCCTCCCTGACACAGAATGTGCAGCGTAG
- the tmem119a gene encoding transmembrane protein 119, with protein MPSSTCSRLAVTLLLMEFGWCCLSLAFPISESVEGSADEPELIFPTAQATHVVPPSPSPVPSITTTFIRVKDFLFNQVVDILRDNLLLIIVVTSLLIVIIFIICCASALSHKRKLEAYYPPRKSVPRKYMCEATKGVARQQQRARPGPEPKGVASGSASCLRTPSKALVGEKEGKEPPARAQQVQRAEEVREVEEQREEKKKGEEPKPSTLVGGASQALVCTCHLRKASPSAQ; from the coding sequence ATGCCGTCATCCACATGTTCACGGTTAGCTGTTACGCTCCTCCTGATGGAGTTTGGCTGGTGCTGTTTGAGTCTGGCCTTCCCCATCAGCGAGTCTGTCGAAGGCAGCGCTGATGAGCCAGAGCTGATCTTCCCCACGGCCCAGGCCACTCATGTggtccccccctccccctcccccgtgCCTAGCATCACCACGACCTTCATCCGCGTCAAGGACTTCCTGTTCAACCAGGTGGTGGACATCCTGCGTGACAACCTGCTCCTCATCATCGTAGTGACTTCGCTGCTCAttgtcatcatcttcatcatctgcTGTGCCTCGGCCCTGAGCCACAAGCGCAAGCTGGAGGCCTACTACCCACCCAGGAAGTCTGTGCCCCGGAAGTACATGTGTGAGGCGACAAAAGGGGTGGCGAGGCAGCAGCAGCGTGCCCGGCCGGGCCCCGAACCCAAGGGTGTCGCATCAGGCTCCGCAAGCTGCCTGCGCACCCCGTCCAAGGCCCTGGTGGGCGAGAAGGAGGGAAAGGAGCCACCGGCCAGAGCACAGCAGGTGCAGAGGGCTGAGGAAGTGCGGGAGGTGGAGgaacagagggaggaaaagaagaaaggggAGGAGCCAAAGCCTAGCACCTTGGTGGGTGGAGCTAGCCAGGCTCTTGTATGCACCTGCCACCTGCGGAAGGCCAGCCCATCAGCTCAGTGA
- the selplg gene encoding P-selectin glycoprotein ligand 1 isoform X2 — MTMTTNRPELRQLLLLLLSTSSLVSSRRLLTVGEGSQNRITTQQQGIGATPHTGPEILFSEALSQTLPTARLNEQALDGGRTTVQHASEVVTSQHPKRSETSGIPHLGTGNERHISEHLPAGSSTPTLPVRNSSSVSPQGTSVLTASVPATPKKMTPNHATHSAVNVPTMHKTNGSFLPRTTGQQVHDWNKTTSMRSTQTQATPTTSRDKDHVCSTATQKRDSLAGRCLIAIAVLAGLATTFIVITIVLATKLAGRKYRHQPHVLEDLDTEMLCISRVVSGGFGGGGSDMDRPVPKPRRPRNNGVLIPTTDDEDGDDLTLNSFLPDTECAA; from the exons ATGACGATGACGACCAACCGACCTGAGCTCAGGCAACTTCTTCTTTTGCTGCTAAGCACAAGcagcctggtttcctccagacgCTTACTCACTGTGGGCGAAGGGTCCCAAAACAGAATCACCACACAGCAGCAAGGTATAGGGGCCACGCCCCATACGGGTCCTGAAATTCTGTTCAGCGAGGCTCTTTCACAGACTTTACCCACTGCAAGGTTGAACGAACAGGCTCTTGATGGTGGTCGTACAACAGTTCAGCATGCTTCAGAAGTAGTCACCAGCCAACATCCCAAGAGAAGTGAAACTTCTGGAATTCCTCATCTCGGTACAGGAAATGAAAGACACATCTCTGAACACTTGCCAGCAG GAAGTTCTACTCCCACCCTTCCTGTGAGAAACAGCAGTTCTGTCTCACCACAAGGAACTTCTGTTCTCACCGCATCTGTCCCAGCCACTCCTAAAAAGATGACCCCAAACCACGCCACACATTCTGCAGTCAATGTCCCAACGATGCACAAAACAAATGGATCCTTCCTGCCGAGAACAACAGGCCAGCAAGTCCATGATTGGAACAAGACTACGAGCATGCGCAGCACCCAAACGCAAGCCACGCCCACCACGAGTAGGGACAAGGATCACGTTTGCTCCACCGCCACCCAGAAGAGGGATAGCCTCGCGGGCCGCTGCCTTATTGCCATCGCCGTGCTGGCTGGCCTGGCGACCACCTTCATTGTGATCACCATCGTCTTGGCAACGAAGCTGGCAGGCCGCAAGTACAGGCACCAGCCTCACGTGCTTGAGGACTTGGACACAGAGATGCTATGCATCTCTCGTGTGGTCAGCGGTGGTTTCGGTGGTGGCGGCAGCGACATGGACCGGCCCGTGCCCAAGCCCAGACGGCCCAGGAACAATGGCGTGTTGATCCCCACCACGGATGACGAGGATGGGGATGACCTCACCCTCAATAGCTTCCTCCCTGACACAGAATGTGCAGCGTAG